The proteins below are encoded in one region of Scatophagus argus isolate fScaArg1 chromosome 24, fScaArg1.pri, whole genome shotgun sequence:
- the LOC124055307 gene encoding rho GTPase-activating protein 6-like isoform X2 encodes MGDSVFLDRQNSYLGDFTWSSLSGQGVRLTPVAIQSLSELERARLQEVAYARLHQDYDLGCQITMPKDGQKRKKSLRRKLDSLSKEKSKDKECIPQAFSIPLSQVIANDRMHRQRQDGYHQDHSQREEHKDSSDLVSSILQFATKRPSNKELSSSNSSLSSTSETANESTSPNTPEAAPRARRRGGMSVDSITDLDDNQSRLLEALQLSLPAETPSKKEKHRDKRLSLNPIYRQVPRVVDSCCQHIEKYGLQTVGIFRVGSSKKRVRQLREEFDRGIDVQLDEEHSIHDVAALLKEFLRDMPDPLLTKELYTAFINTTLLDPDEQHNATQLLVYLLPACNSDTLHRLLEFLSTVTDHAHDRQDKDGQEITGNKMTSLNLATIFGPNLLHKQKSSDKEFSVQSSARAEESTAVIAVLQRMIASYQTLFMVPPDLQNEVLMSLLETDPDVVDYLLRRKASQSPDLLQTEEPFTLSERHSSSDSNKASSGEVSPYDNNSPVLSERRGEPGIPGSEPLFRIPGPYSLVGQPGAETWGPKDAISEEHANIWGTWHTTLKPVLKDQAYAGSQGNMSEGSSRSSQEGLDSDGRQQTMLQRTQTAPGIAETRPHPPVTRACTSPNVHTRQPRLQLNIKSPVTSHLNSQGLNRASGLNPTSRPQGGGAGSGDGGPTVLIDGHTPPPYNASHRLAGSQSSPQLATAQRPSLSAAQSNSASATEAQMVPHSPEWQDWQRDRWQIWQLLSSDNADTLPETLV; translated from the exons GGTGATTTCACCTGGAGCAGCCTGTCAGGACAGGGCGTGCGCCTGACGCCGGTTGCCATCCAGAGCCTGTCGGAGCTGGAGAGGGCAAGGCTGCAGGAAGTGGCCTACGCCCGTTTACACCAGGACTATGACCTGGGATGTCAGATAACCATGCCAAAAG atggacagaagagaaaaaagtcGCTGAGGAGGAAGTTGGACTCTCTGTCGAAAGAGAAGAGCAAAGACAAAG AATGCATACCCCAGGCCTTCAGCATACCGCTCTCACAGGTCATCGCTAATGACAGAATGCACAGGCAGCGTCAGGACGGCTATCATCAGGACCATTCACAACGTGAGGAGCACAAGGACTCCTCTGACCTCGTCTCATCCATTTTACAG TTTGCCACTAAGCGGCCCTCCAATAAGGAGCTGTCCAGCAGTAACTCCTCTTTGAGTTCCACGTCAGAGACAGCCAATGAGTCGACGTCACCCAACACGCCAGAGGCGGCACCGCGAGCTCGCAGGAGG GGAGGCATGTCAGTGGATTCGATCACAGATCTGGACGACAACCAGTCTCGCCTGCTCGAAGCCCTGCAGCTCTCTCTGCCGGCCGAAACACCGAGTAAAAAGGAGAAGCACCGGGACAAAAGGCTGAGCCTCAATCCCATCTACCGTCAGGTGCCTCGGGTGGTggacagctgctgtcagcacaTCGAGAAATACG GTTTGCAGACTGTGGGGATCTTCAGAGTGGGAAGCTCTAAGAAGAGAGTCCGACAG CTACGTGAAGAGTTCGACCGCGGCATTGACGTCCAGCTGGACGAGGAGCACAGCATTCACGATGTGGCTGCTCTGCTGAAGGAGTTCCTCAGGGACATGCCCGACCCTCTTCTAACCAAGGAGCTCTACACAGCCTTCATCAACACCACAT TGTTGGATCCAGATGAGCAGCACAATGCCACTCAGCTACTGGTCTACTTGCTCCCAGCATGCAACAGTGATACTCTCCACCGCCTGCTGGAGTTTCTGTCCACCGTGACCGACCACGCCCATGACAGACAGGACAAAGACGGGCAGGAG ATCACAGGGAACAAGATGACGTCTTTGAACCTGGCCACCATCTTTGGCCCCAACCTGCTCCACAAGCAGAAGAGCTCGGACAAGGAGTTCAGTGTCCAGAGCTCGGccagagcagaggagagcacGGCTGTCATCGCCGTGCTGCAGAGGATGATCGCCAGCTACCAAACCCTCTTCATG GTGCCTCCGGATTTGCAAAATGAGGTTTTGATGAGCCTGCTTGAGACGGATCCAGATGTGGTGGACTACCTCTTGAGAAGAAAAGCGTCACA GAGCCCCGACCTGTTGCAGACAGAGGAGCCTTTCACGCTGAGCGAGCGTCATTCCTCCAGTGACTCCAACAAGGCCTCCAGTGGCGAGGTGTCCCCTTATGACAACAACTCCCCAGTCCTGagcgagaggagaggagaaccTGGAATCCCAGGCAGCGAGCCGCTCTTCCGCATCCCAGGACCGTACAGTCTGGTGGGGCAGCCTGGAGCTGAAACTTGGGGTCCCAAAG ATGCCATATCAGAGGAGCATGCTAACATCTGGGGGACATGGCACACTACTCTGAAACCAGTACTCAAGGACCAAGCATATGCAG GTTCCCAGGGCAACATGTCAGAGGGAAGCTCTCGCAGCTCACAGGAAGGACTCGATAGTGATGGCAGACAGCAGACAATGCTCCAACGGACTCAGACGGCGCCTGGCATCGCCGAGACCAGACCCCACCCGCCGGTCACAAGGGCATGTACGAGCCCTAATGTACACACCAGACAGCCACGCCTGCAGCTCAACATCAAGTCCCCTGTGACGTCACACCTCAACAGCCAAGGACTCAATCGGGCAAGTGGACTTAACCCGACCTCCAGACCTCAAGGCGGCGGGGCGGGCAGTGGCGATGGCGGCCCCACAGTGCTCATCGACGGCCACACTCCTCCCCCTTACAACGCCTCTCATCGACTGGCTGGTTCGCAAAGTTCACCTCAGCTGGCGACAGCTCAGCGGCCCTCTCTGAGTGCAGCTCAAAGTAACTCAGCCTCAGCGACAGAGGCGCAAATGGTGCCGCACAGCCCGGAGTGGCAGGACTGGCAGAGGGACCGGTGGCAGATCTGGCAGCTGCTGTCCTCGGACAATGCTGACACACTGCCCGAAACGCTGGTGTGA